A genome region from Ottowia testudinis includes the following:
- a CDS encoding sulfurtransferase, translating into MRRSISFLITWLAGVLLAAPAWAAPALLTPAELQALRLTGQVRIVDAREAPAYAMQHIPGAVSAPYGRWRGPASNPGQLPPLAALTALVQELGLTPDTHAVIVYTGVDSTDFGAAARVYWTLKSLGATQLSILNGGLNAWKAAGLPVTAQPARASASSWQPSFSPRWLATQDEVRAQLAPPGGAQGAVLVDSRPAPFFQGKKAHGAARAAGTLPGAVNLDSDLFFEPGSAALMDLAQLAAEADGLRSERGRPTVAFCNTGHWAATDWFVLSEVLGRPDVKLYPGSMVDWSQAAAPLPMANEPGRLAQLRTQLMNWSHRNLGTKAP; encoded by the coding sequence ATGCGGCGTTCGATCTCGTTTCTCATCACCTGGCTGGCCGGCGTGCTGCTGGCGGCGCCGGCTTGGGCCGCGCCGGCGCTGCTGACGCCGGCCGAGTTGCAGGCGCTGCGCCTGACGGGCCAGGTGCGCATCGTCGATGCGCGCGAAGCACCGGCCTACGCGATGCAGCACATTCCCGGCGCGGTGTCGGCGCCCTATGGCCGCTGGCGCGGACCGGCCAGCAACCCGGGCCAGCTGCCGCCGCTGGCGGCACTCACGGCGCTGGTACAGGAGCTGGGGCTGACGCCCGACACGCACGCCGTGATCGTCTACACCGGTGTGGATTCGACCGATTTCGGCGCCGCCGCACGGGTGTACTGGACGCTCAAGAGCCTGGGCGCGACGCAGCTGTCGATCCTCAACGGCGGGCTGAACGCCTGGAAGGCCGCCGGCCTGCCGGTGACCGCGCAGCCCGCGCGCGCCAGCGCCAGCAGCTGGCAGCCCAGCTTCAGCCCGCGCTGGCTGGCAACGCAGGACGAAGTGCGCGCCCAGCTGGCCCCGCCCGGCGGCGCCCAGGGCGCCGTACTGGTCGATTCGCGGCCGGCGCCGTTCTTTCAGGGCAAGAAGGCGCACGGCGCGGCCCGCGCCGCCGGCACCTTGCCGGGCGCCGTCAACCTGGACAGCGACCTGTTCTTCGAGCCCGGCAGCGCGGCGCTGATGGACCTGGCCCAGCTGGCCGCCGAAGCCGACGGCCTGCGCAGCGAACGCGGCCGGCCGACGGTGGCCTTCTGCAACACCGGCCATTGGGCCGCCACCGACTGGTTCGTGCTGTCCGAAGTGCTGGGCCGCCCGGACGTGAAGCTCTACCCCGGCTCCATGGTCGATTGGAGCCAGGCCGCCGCGCCGCTGCCGATGGCCAACGAGCCCGGCCGGCTGGCGCAGCTGCGCACGCAGCTCATGAACTGGTCGCACCGCAACCTGGGAACCAAGGCGCCATGA
- a CDS encoding 3-phosphoglycerate dehydrogenase family protein codes for MFKIKTYNAISPKGLARFAPDRFEVGSTITAPHAILLRSHKLQGELVPGSLLAVARAGAGVNNIPVEDYGTQGIVVFNTPGANANAVKELVLAGMLLATRGILPGIAYAQSLGHMTDSAAMHALLEKEKAKFAGGELRGKTLGIVGLGAIGSMVADMALALGMKVLGFDPALSIDAAWRLSNAVQRMENLPSLLGRADYVSLHVPALDATRHMINAQALAGIKPGAVLLNFARETIVDAAAVLAALQSGRLGRYVCDFPEPGFAQEPKIIALPHIGASTEESEENCAVMAADQLIDFLDNGHISNSVNYPAIRMDRTPGATRITLANHNVAGVLGHALSVLAEAQVNVIDMSNRSRDALAYNIIDAGSAPGADALAAIGQVDGVIRVRVV; via the coding sequence ATGTTCAAGATCAAGACCTACAACGCCATCTCGCCCAAGGGTCTGGCGCGCTTTGCGCCCGACCGGTTCGAGGTGGGCAGCACCATCACCGCCCCCCACGCCATCCTGCTGCGCAGCCACAAGCTGCAAGGCGAGCTGGTGCCGGGCAGCCTGCTGGCCGTGGCGCGCGCCGGTGCGGGCGTCAACAACATTCCGGTGGAGGACTACGGCACGCAGGGCATCGTCGTCTTCAACACGCCTGGCGCCAACGCCAACGCGGTGAAGGAGCTGGTGCTGGCCGGCATGCTGCTGGCCACACGTGGAATCCTGCCGGGCATCGCCTACGCGCAGTCGTTGGGCCACATGACGGATTCGGCCGCCATGCATGCGCTGCTGGAGAAGGAAAAAGCCAAGTTCGCCGGCGGCGAGCTGCGCGGCAAGACGCTGGGCATCGTCGGCCTGGGCGCCATCGGCTCGATGGTGGCCGACATGGCGCTGGCGCTGGGCATGAAGGTGCTGGGGTTCGACCCGGCGCTGTCGATCGACGCCGCCTGGCGCCTGTCGAACGCGGTGCAGCGCATGGAGAACCTGCCGTCGCTGCTGGGCCGCGCCGACTACGTGAGCCTGCACGTGCCCGCGCTGGACGCCACGCGCCACATGATCAACGCGCAGGCGCTGGCCGGCATCAAGCCGGGCGCCGTGCTGCTCAACTTCGCGCGCGAAACCATCGTCGATGCGGCGGCGGTGCTGGCCGCGCTGCAATCGGGCCGGCTGGGGCGCTACGTGTGCGACTTTCCCGAGCCGGGTTTTGCGCAGGAGCCCAAGATCATCGCCCTGCCGCACATCGGCGCCAGCACCGAGGAGTCGGAAGAAAACTGCGCCGTGATGGCGGCCGACCAGCTGATCGACTTTCTTGACAACGGCCACATCAGCAACAGCGTGAACTACCCAGCCATCCGCATGGACCGCACGCCTGGCGCCACGCGCATCACCCTCGCCAACCACAACGTGGCGGGCGTGCTGGGGCACGCGCTGTCGGTGCTGGCCGAGGCCCAGGTCAACGTCATCGACATGAGCAACCGCAGCCGCGACGCGCTGGCCTACAACATCATCGACGCCGGCAGCGCGCCGGGCGCCGACGCCTTGGCGGCGATCGGCCAGGTGGACGGCGTCATCCGGGTGCGGGTGGTTTAA
- a CDS encoding phosphoserine transaminase — protein MTQPSTKPRSPNFSSGPCAKRPGYDVAQLDLSALGRSHRSALGKKLLGACCTETARLLGLPADYRVAVVPASDTGAVEMAMWSLLGPRGVDMLAWESFGAGWVTDVMKQLKLPNARKLEAGYGDLPDLSQVNFDNDVVFTWNGTTSGVRVPNGDWIADDRAGLTICDATSAVFAMELPWHKLDVVTFSWQKVLGGEGAHGMLILSPRAVERLESYSPPWPLPKIFRMTSGGKLTESLFKGDTINTPSMLCVADYLDALKWCDSLGGVQALIARSTANLKVIEDFVAANPWISFLAKTKETRSNTSVCLALDLPEDKVKALVKLLESEGVAYDIGSYKDAPPGIRIWCGATVEKSDLEALMPWLKWAYEQVKD, from the coding sequence ATGACCCAGCCCAGCACCAAGCCCCGCAGCCCCAATTTCTCCTCCGGCCCCTGTGCCAAGCGCCCCGGCTACGACGTGGCGCAGCTCGACTTGAGCGCGCTCGGCCGCTCGCACCGCTCGGCGCTGGGCAAGAAGCTGCTGGGCGCCTGCTGCACCGAAACGGCGCGCCTTCTGGGCCTGCCGGCGGACTACCGCGTGGCCGTGGTGCCGGCCTCGGACACCGGCGCGGTGGAGATGGCGATGTGGTCGCTGCTGGGCCCGCGCGGCGTCGACATGCTGGCGTGGGAATCATTCGGCGCCGGCTGGGTGACCGACGTGATGAAACAGCTCAAGCTGCCGAACGCGCGCAAGCTGGAGGCGGGCTATGGCGACTTGCCCGATTTGTCGCAAGTCAACTTCGACAACGATGTGGTCTTTACCTGGAACGGCACCACGTCGGGTGTGCGCGTGCCGAATGGCGACTGGATTGCCGATGACCGCGCCGGGCTGACGATTTGCGACGCCACCAGCGCCGTGTTCGCCATGGAGCTGCCGTGGCACAAGCTGGACGTGGTCACCTTCTCGTGGCAGAAGGTGCTGGGCGGCGAAGGCGCGCACGGCATGCTGATCCTGAGCCCGCGCGCCGTCGAGCGGCTGGAAAGCTACAGCCCGCCGTGGCCGCTGCCCAAGATCTTCCGCATGACCAGCGGCGGCAAGCTGACCGAGAGCCTGTTCAAGGGTGACACCATCAACACGCCCAGCATGCTGTGCGTGGCCGATTACCTAGACGCGCTCAAGTGGTGCGACAGCCTGGGCGGCGTGCAGGCGCTCATCGCGCGCAGCACGGCGAACCTGAAGGTGATCGAAGACTTCGTGGCGGCCAACCCGTGGATCAGTTTCCTCGCCAAGACGAAGGAAACGCGCTCCAACACCAGCGTGTGCCTGGCGCTCGACCTGCCCGAGGACAAGGTGAAGGCGCTGGTCAAGCTGCTGGAGAGCGAAGGCGTGGCCTACGACATCGGCTCGTACAAGGACGCGCCCCCCGGCATCCGCATCTGGTGCGGGGCGACGGTGGAAAAGAGCGATCTTGAAGCGCTGATGCCGTGGCTGAAGTGGGCTTACGAACAGGTCAAGGACTGA
- a CDS encoding M48 family metallopeptidase, with amino-acid sequence MSLLRHPRLAALACAALLAAGCASTTTGSVATDGRGRSQLLLVSPEQVMQQSLQYYDQQNQKARAQGKLVTSGAEWSRVNAVMQRMVPQVAAFRPDAARWPWQLVLIDEDTVNAHVMAGGKITFYTGILRKLRLTDDEIAAIMGHEMAHALREHTREKISQSAAGDMALQIGGALLGVGEGAVALAGLGKQLALDMPFSRHMEGEADLYGLELAARAGYDPRAAISLWQKMAQAGGGSGPGFLSTHPSAGDRMASLQGAMPRVMPLYEQARARR; translated from the coding sequence ATGAGCCTGCTCCGCCACCCCCGCCTTGCCGCCCTCGCCTGCGCCGCGCTGCTGGCCGCGGGATGCGCCAGCACCACCACCGGCAGCGTGGCCACCGACGGGCGCGGCCGATCGCAGCTGCTGCTGGTGTCGCCCGAGCAGGTGATGCAGCAGTCGCTGCAGTACTACGACCAGCAGAACCAGAAGGCGCGCGCGCAGGGCAAACTGGTCACCAGCGGCGCCGAGTGGAGCCGAGTCAACGCCGTGATGCAGCGCATGGTGCCGCAGGTGGCGGCGTTCCGCCCCGACGCGGCGCGCTGGCCCTGGCAGCTGGTGCTGATCGACGAGGACACCGTCAACGCCCACGTGATGGCCGGCGGCAAGATCACCTTCTACACCGGCATCCTGCGCAAGCTGCGCCTGACCGACGACGAGATCGCCGCCATCATGGGCCACGAGATGGCGCATGCGCTGCGCGAGCACACGCGCGAGAAGATTTCGCAAAGCGCCGCCGGCGACATGGCGCTGCAGATCGGCGGCGCGCTGCTGGGCGTGGGCGAAGGCGCCGTGGCGCTGGCCGGCCTGGGCAAGCAGCTGGCGCTGGACATGCCCTTCTCGCGCCACATGGAGGGCGAGGCCGACCTGTACGGCCTGGAGCTGGCCGCGCGCGCCGGCTACGACCCGCGCGCCGCCATCTCGCTGTGGCAGAAGATGGCGCAGGCCGGTGGCGGCAGCGGGCCGGGCTTTCTGTCCACCCACCCCAGCGCGGGCGACCGCATGGCCTCGCTGCAAGGTGCCATGCCACGCGTGATGCCGCTGTACGAGCAGGCGCGCGCCCGGCGTTGA
- a CDS encoding copper resistance protein NlpE: protein MTADRISRLTLTALLAVAAAGGAQAAPDTHGARDAVDWAGTYMGTLPSASGGGYRTVLVLRDNDRYSLQQDIEHKGKMESFSATGRFTWDKAGSTITLDDKGDKGDKQRFFVSEGFVEQQGATPPAANMAKNYQLMRMQSYPAKGEELLIDASSVKADQPRKGWTSFDGVWNTSQPTQAGHKSLAARFELNCAARQYRMPTIAYYSQPHKRGKLIDSAKNNDNDIPVTKEDKVMTQVMQDHCPR from the coding sequence ATGACCGCTGACCGCATTTCCCGCCTGACATTGACCGCCCTGCTGGCCGTGGCCGCTGCGGGCGGCGCGCAAGCTGCCCCTGACACCCATGGCGCGCGCGACGCCGTGGACTGGGCCGGCACCTACATGGGCACCCTGCCCTCCGCCTCGGGCGGCGGCTACCGCACGGTGCTGGTGCTGCGCGACAACGACCGCTACAGCCTGCAGCAAGACATCGAGCACAAGGGCAAGATGGAGTCGTTCAGCGCGACTGGGCGTTTCACCTGGGACAAGGCCGGCTCCACCATCACGCTGGACGACAAGGGCGACAAGGGCGACAAGCAGCGATTTTTCGTCAGCGAGGGCTTCGTCGAGCAGCAAGGCGCCACGCCGCCGGCCGCCAACATGGCCAAGAATTACCAGCTGATGCGCATGCAGTCGTACCCCGCCAAGGGCGAGGAGCTGCTGATCGACGCCAGCTCGGTCAAGGCCGACCAGCCCCGCAAGGGCTGGACCAGCTTTGACGGCGTATGGAACACGAGCCAACCCACGCAAGCTGGCCACAAGTCGCTGGCGGCGCGCTTTGAGCTGAACTGCGCGGCGCGGCAGTACCGCATGCCGACCATCGCCTACTACAGCCAGCCCCACAAGCGCGGCAAGCTGATCGACAGCGCCAAGAACAACGACAACGACATCCCGGTCACCAAGGAAGACAAGGTGATGACGCAGGTGATGCAGGACCACTGCCCGCGTTGA
- the pyrF gene encoding orotidine-5'-phosphate decarboxylase, with protein MTFLNQLREAESRNQSMLCVGLDPEPSRFPTGITRDAEGIHDFCLAIVEATADLAIAFKPQIAYFAAHRAEPQLERLIARMREVAPQVPIILDAKRGDIGSTAEQYAREAFERYGADAVTLSPFMGFDSVAPYVQYKGKGAFLLCRTSNPGGDDLQNQRLASVDGQPLLYEHIARLAQGPWNLNGQLGLVVGATYPQEIERVRELAPTLPLLIPGVGAQGGDAAATVRAGWRGEGGATSGPVIVNSSRAILYASSDADFADAARAAARATRDALNAARAPD; from the coding sequence ATGACCTTCCTCAACCAATTGCGAGAAGCTGAAAGCCGGAACCAGTCCATGCTGTGCGTCGGGCTGGACCCGGAGCCCAGCCGCTTTCCCACCGGCATCACGCGCGACGCGGAAGGCATTCACGACTTCTGCCTGGCGATCGTCGAGGCCACCGCCGATCTGGCGATCGCCTTCAAGCCGCAGATCGCCTACTTCGCCGCGCACCGCGCCGAGCCGCAGCTGGAACGCCTGATCGCCCGCATGCGCGAGGTGGCGCCCCAGGTGCCGATCATTCTGGACGCCAAGCGCGGCGACATCGGCAGCACCGCCGAGCAGTACGCGCGCGAGGCGTTCGAGCGCTACGGCGCCGACGCGGTCACGCTCTCGCCCTTCATGGGCTTTGATTCGGTGGCGCCCTACGTGCAATACAAGGGCAAGGGCGCCTTCCTGCTGTGCCGCACCTCCAACCCCGGCGGCGACGATTTGCAGAACCAGCGCCTGGCCTCGGTCGATGGGCAGCCGCTGCTGTACGAACACATCGCGCGCCTGGCCCAAGGGCCGTGGAACCTGAACGGTCAACTGGGCCTGGTGGTGGGCGCCACCTATCCGCAAGAGATCGAGCGCGTGCGCGAATTGGCGCCGACGCTGCCGCTGCTGATTCCTGGTGTCGGCGCGCAAGGCGGCGATGCGGCGGCCACGGTGCGGGCCGGCTGGCGCGGCGAGGGTGGGGCGACCAGCGGCCCGGTCATCGTCAACAGCTCGCGCGCCATTCTGTACGCCAGCAGCGATGCAGACTTTGCCGACGCGGCACGCGCTGCCGCACGAGCCACGCGCGACGCACTGAATGCGGCGCGGGCGCCTGACTGA
- a CDS encoding YeeE/YedE thiosulfate transporter family protein: MNTLVTSGGAARVDNDAAPSSAWAQRLPIALAVLALFGWLLWSVSARQALLLLVGVGLGWALAAARFGFTTGWRTLVERRDPSGVYGQIVLLALLAAISMPMLAHFPETHAALGPLSVSLLAGAFVFGLCMQIADGCGSGTLYKAGLGVPLNMAILPLFALGSFLGSVHLNGWLALGALEPVGLVQQWGAGGALAGTLIALGLVAVGVGAWSGQRFSFRSMPRRWLWGALALALFAALNLFIAGQPWGVVYGFGLWAAKAATALGAFDAAHNAFWSDPGHAQRLQQTLLLDVTSITNIGILAGALWVAPRRPQDARPLTGPQWLIGLAAGFIMGYSSRLAFGCNVGAMVSGISTGSLHGWVWVPMAFLGTLIGIRVRRRFGL; encoded by the coding sequence ATGAACACCCTCGTCACTTCCGGCGGCGCCGCCCGCGTCGACAACGATGCGGCGCCATCTTCGGCGTGGGCGCAGCGCTTGCCGATCGCGCTGGCCGTGCTGGCGCTGTTCGGCTGGCTGCTGTGGTCGGTATCGGCGCGGCAGGCGTTGCTGCTGCTGGTGGGGGTGGGGCTGGGCTGGGCGCTGGCGGCGGCGCGCTTCGGCTTTACCACCGGCTGGCGCACGCTGGTGGAGCGGCGCGACCCGTCGGGCGTGTACGGCCAGATCGTGCTGCTGGCGCTGCTGGCGGCCATCAGCATGCCGATGCTGGCGCACTTCCCCGAAACGCACGCCGCGCTGGGGCCGCTGTCGGTCAGCCTGCTGGCGGGCGCGTTCGTGTTCGGGCTGTGCATGCAGATCGCCGACGGCTGTGGCTCGGGCACGCTGTACAAGGCGGGGCTGGGCGTGCCGCTGAACATGGCGATCCTGCCGCTGTTCGCGCTGGGCAGTTTTCTGGGTTCGGTACACCTGAACGGCTGGCTGGCGCTGGGCGCGCTGGAACCGGTGGGGTTGGTGCAGCAATGGGGAGCCGGCGGCGCGCTGGCGGGCACGCTGATCGCACTGGGCCTGGTGGCCGTGGGCGTGGGCGCTTGGAGCGGCCAGCGCTTCAGTTTCAGGAGCATGCCGCGCCGCTGGCTGTGGGGCGCGCTGGCGCTGGCGCTGTTCGCTGCGCTGAACCTGTTCATCGCCGGCCAGCCCTGGGGCGTGGTCTACGGCTTCGGCCTGTGGGCGGCCAAGGCGGCCACGGCGCTGGGGGCATTCGATGCAGCGCACAACGCCTTCTGGAGCGACCCCGGCCACGCGCAGCGCCTGCAGCAGACGCTGCTGCTGGACGTGACCAGCATCACCAACATCGGCATTCTGGCCGGCGCGCTGTGGGTGGCGCCTCGCCGCCCGCAGGACGCCCGGCCGCTGACCGGCCCGCAGTGGCTGATCGGCCTGGCGGCCGGCTTCATCATGGGTTACAGCTCGCGGCTGGCTTTTGGCTGCAACGTGGGCGCCATGGTCAGCGGCATCTCCACCGGCAGCCTGCACGGCTGGGTGTGGGTGCCGATGGCCTTTTTGGGCACGCTGATCGGCATCCGCGTGCGGCGCCGCTTCGGGCTCTGA
- the uvrA gene encoding excinuclease ABC subunit UvrA has product MPSKPFSPENPDADTSRTLAQALRAQRISVRGARTHNLKNIDLDIPRNQLVVITGLSGSGKSSLAFDTLYAEGQRRYVESLSAYARQFLQLMDKPDVDLIEGLSPAISIEQKATSHNPRSTVGTVTEIHDYLRLLFARAGTPYCPDHDLPLTVQTVSQMVDAALALPEDTKLMILAPVAREKKGEFLELFEQMQAQGYVRFRVDGQVLAVEDLPQLKKAEKHDVDVVIDRLKVRADMTSRLADSFEAALRLADGRAIALEMDSGREHLFNSKFACPVCGHSIAELEPRLFSFNAPAGACPSCDGLGTTEVFDAERVVAFPSLSLASGAIKGWDRRNSYYFALIESLARHYKFSVEAPFESLAEHVRHAILHGSGEEEIKFSYTFESGASAGRKVNKKHPFEGILPNMARRYRETDSAVVREELARYRGTLPCPDCGGTRLRRDARHVFIGEGAQRRAIYQISHVTLGEALAYFGALQLQGAKAEIADKVVREIGNRLKFLNDVGLNYLSLERSAETLSGGEAQRIRLASQIGSGLTGVMYVLDEPSIGLHQRDNDRLIGTLAHLRDLGNSVLVVEHDEDMMRAADHVIDMGPGAGVHGGRVMAQGTFAEVAAAPDSVTGQYLRGTRAIAIPKRRAAPAGLRDHSEIDSCSRLSDKRQSPETFETTAPEGVLRIVGASGHNLKSVSVDLPVGLLTCVTGVSGSGKSTLVNDTLYQAAARQIHRAHDEPAPHVAVQGLEQFDKVIAVDQSPIGRTPRSNPATYTGLFTPIRELMAETATARERGYGPGRFSFNVPQSSGGGRCEACQGDGVVKVEMHFLPDVYVPCDVCHGQRYNRETLEVQWKGRNIAQVLRMTVEEAHAFFQDQPSIARKLQTLLDVGLSYITLGQSATTLSGGEAQRVKLALELSKRDTGRTLYILDEPTTGLHFADIDLLLKVLQQLRDAGNTIVVIEHNLDVIKTADWLIDMGPEGGSGGGTVVAQGTPEDVASSAASHTGRYLARVLAAPQNAQGPADAR; this is encoded by the coding sequence GTGCCCAGCAAACCCTTTTCCCCAGAGAATCCCGATGCCGATACTTCGCGCACCTTGGCGCAGGCACTGCGCGCGCAGCGCATCAGCGTGCGTGGCGCGCGCACGCACAACCTGAAGAACATCGACCTGGACATTCCGCGCAACCAACTGGTGGTCATCACGGGGTTGAGCGGCTCGGGCAAGTCGTCGCTGGCCTTTGACACGCTTTACGCCGAGGGGCAGCGGCGCTATGTCGAAAGCCTGTCGGCCTACGCGCGGCAGTTTCTGCAGTTGATGGACAAGCCCGATGTCGATCTGATCGAGGGCCTGTCGCCCGCCATCAGCATCGAGCAGAAGGCGACCAGCCACAACCCGCGCTCCACCGTCGGCACGGTGACCGAAATCCACGATTACCTGCGCCTGCTGTTTGCCCGCGCCGGCACGCCGTACTGCCCCGATCACGATCTGCCGCTGACGGTGCAGACGGTGAGCCAGATGGTCGATGCCGCGCTGGCGCTGCCCGAGGACACCAAGCTCATGATCCTCGCCCCCGTGGCGCGCGAGAAGAAGGGCGAATTCCTCGAACTGTTCGAGCAGATGCAGGCGCAGGGCTACGTGCGCTTTCGCGTCGATGGCCAGGTGCTGGCCGTGGAAGACCTGCCGCAGTTGAAGAAGGCCGAAAAGCACGACGTCGACGTCGTCATCGACCGCCTGAAAGTGCGCGCCGACATGACATCGCGCCTGGCCGACAGCTTCGAGGCCGCGCTGCGGCTGGCCGATGGCCGCGCCATCGCGCTGGAGATGGACTCGGGCCGCGAGCACCTGTTCAACAGCAAGTTCGCCTGCCCGGTGTGCGGCCACTCGATCGCCGAGCTGGAGCCGCGCCTGTTCTCGTTCAACGCGCCGGCCGGCGCCTGCCCCAGTTGCGACGGCCTGGGCACCACCGAGGTGTTCGACGCCGAGCGCGTGGTGGCGTTTCCGTCCCTCAGCCTGGCCAGCGGCGCCATCAAGGGCTGGGACCGGCGCAACAGCTATTACTTCGCGCTGATCGAGTCGCTGGCCAGGCACTACAAGTTCAGCGTCGAGGCGCCTTTCGAGAGCTTGGCCGAACACGTGCGCCACGCCATCCTGCACGGCTCGGGCGAGGAAGAGATCAAGTTCAGCTACACCTTCGAGAGCGGCGCCTCGGCCGGCCGCAAGGTGAACAAGAAGCACCCCTTCGAAGGCATCCTGCCCAACATGGCGCGGCGCTACCGCGAGACCGATTCGGCCGTGGTGCGTGAAGAACTGGCGCGCTATCGCGGCACCTTGCCGTGCCCCGACTGCGGCGGCACGCGGCTGCGCCGGGACGCGCGCCACGTCTTCATCGGTGAAGGCGCGCAGCGCCGCGCCATCTACCAGATCAGCCACGTCACGCTGGGCGAGGCGCTGGCCTACTTTGGCGCCCTGCAGCTGCAAGGCGCCAAGGCCGAGATCGCCGACAAGGTGGTGCGTGAGATCGGCAACCGGCTGAAGTTCCTCAACGACGTCGGCCTGAACTACCTGAGCCTGGAGCGCAGCGCCGAGACGCTGAGCGGCGGCGAGGCGCAGCGCATCCGCCTGGCCAGCCAGATCGGCAGCGGCCTGACGGGCGTGATGTACGTGCTGGACGAACCCAGCATCGGCCTGCACCAGCGCGACAACGACCGGCTGATCGGCACGCTGGCCCACCTGCGCGATTTGGGCAACAGCGTGCTGGTGGTCGAGCACGACGAGGACATGATGCGCGCGGCCGACCACGTCATCGACATGGGGCCCGGCGCCGGCGTGCACGGCGGGCGCGTGATGGCGCAGGGCACGTTTGCCGAAGTGGCCGCCGCGCCCGATTCGGTGACCGGCCAGTACCTGCGCGGCACCCGCGCCATTGCCATTCCCAAACGCCGCGCGGCGCCGGCGGGGCTGCGCGATCACTCTGAAATTGATAGCTGCTCGCGCTTGTCAGACAAGCGCCAGAGCCCTGAAACATTTGAAACCACCGCACCCGAAGGCGTGCTGCGCATCGTCGGCGCCAGCGGGCACAACCTGAAAAGTGTCAGCGTCGACCTGCCGGTCGGCCTGCTGACCTGCGTGACGGGCGTGTCGGGTTCCGGCAAGTCCACGCTGGTCAACGACACGCTGTACCAAGCTGCCGCGCGCCAGATCCACCGCGCGCACGACGAACCCGCGCCGCACGTGGCGGTGCAGGGGCTGGAGCAGTTCGACAAGGTCATCGCCGTCGACCAGTCGCCCATCGGCCGCACGCCGCGCAGCAACCCGGCCACCTACACCGGGCTGTTCACGCCGATCCGCGAACTGATGGCCGAAACCGCCACCGCGCGCGAGCGCGGCTACGGCCCGGGGCGCTTCAGCTTCAACGTGCCGCAATCGAGCGGCGGCGGGCGTTGCGAAGCCTGCCAGGGCGACGGCGTGGTGAAGGTCGAGATGCACTTTCTGCCCGACGTCTACGTGCCCTGCGACGTCTGCCACGGCCAGCGCTACAACCGCGAGACGCTGGAAGTGCAATGGAAGGGCCGCAACATCGCCCAGGTGCTGCGAATGACGGTGGAAGAGGCGCACGCCTTCTTTCAGGACCAGCCGTCGATCGCACGCAAGCTGCAAACGCTGCTGGACGTGGGCCTCTCCTACATCACGCTGGGCCAGAGCGCGACCACGCTCTCGGGCGGCGAGGCGCAGCGCGTGAAGCTGGCGCTGGAGCTGTCCAAGCGCGATACCGGCCGCACGCTTTACATCCTGGATGAGCCCACCACCGGCCTGCACTTCGCCGACATCGATCTGCTGCTGAAAGTGCTGCAACAGCTGCGCGATGCCGGCAACACCATCGTGGTGATCGAGCACAACCTGGACGTCATCAAAACCGCCGATTGGTTGATCGACATGGGCCCCGAAGGCGGCTCAGGCGGCGGCACCGTGGTGGCGCAGGGCACGCCGGAGGATGTGGCGTCGTCAGCCGCCAGCCACACCGGGCGCTACCTTGCCCGCGTGCTGGCGGCGCCCCAGAACGCGCAAGGCCCGGCGGACGCACGCTGA